In Legionella spiritensis, the following proteins share a genomic window:
- a CDS encoding acyl-CoA dehydrogenase, which translates to MLTLLFIIYLAFTLVVLYRAMEPVVWEIGSVVYLLLATGLLGMHWLPTLSIALVLIAIDVVIRVEQVRAAISNFAYVRAEKSIPKLTKTEEEALNAGDTWIEQDIFTGSPDWEKLHAISTELTEEEQRFLDNETEVLCGMLDEWSVMQEGDLPENVWTFLKEKGFLGLVISKEFGGKGFSARAHSDVVMKIASRSGVAAVTVMVPNSLGPGELLHYYGTDEQKKQYLPNLAKGIDIPCFALTEPGAGSDATSIQSEATVIKKKVDGKTTLCLRINNLNKRWITLAPVATLIGLAVTLKDPDGLLKGEGEEGITCLLIPRDTENLEIGNRHLPAEQPFMNGTLRGDNIVVPISTIIGGQKNAGRGWHMLVECLSIGRSISLPALGAASSTIAYLTTGAFARIRRQFNVEIGQFEGVQEKLAEIAGLNYLINSTRLLTVAAVNQHKKPSVASAITKYFNTELARKTVNAAMDVHAGRAVVVGPRNYLTSFYLGVPVSITVEGANIMSRNLLIFGQGSMACHPFVREEFYAISRKDKAAFHTLLWQHIHYFMRNFAKTICSGWTGGLFIKAPDNDLKREYKRLARLSHAYAWMADLSLIVLGGDLKRKERLSARLADGMSYLYMAMGALRNYEEHGKNTDEKVHAQWAVRYCFYHAQQALLALCANFPQRFLGVCMRLLAFPLGQTMRYPCDKLDHRLAKIMMGNNHYRNAVKKRVYLSGDRRQPVDKMENTLQMLIEKGDLYKKIIDLKRYKFQALTGKLAEKVSNGQLSQQDMDDLVAIEHACWDAMQVDEFTFESMRNKKYASVADKLPNPFD; encoded by the coding sequence ATGCTCACATTGTTATTCATTATTTATCTCGCGTTTACTCTTGTGGTGCTCTACCGCGCTATGGAACCTGTCGTATGGGAAATCGGCAGCGTGGTCTATCTTCTGCTGGCTACCGGCTTGCTGGGCATGCACTGGCTGCCTACCTTAAGCATCGCACTGGTTCTGATTGCCATTGATGTGGTTATCCGCGTGGAACAGGTACGTGCCGCCATCAGTAATTTTGCATACGTGCGTGCGGAAAAATCCATTCCCAAACTGACCAAAACCGAAGAGGAAGCGTTAAACGCCGGCGATACATGGATTGAGCAGGATATTTTTACCGGTTCTCCCGATTGGGAGAAGCTCCATGCTATTTCTACGGAACTGACGGAAGAAGAGCAGCGATTCCTCGATAATGAAACCGAGGTGTTGTGCGGCATGCTGGACGAGTGGTCTGTCATGCAGGAAGGGGATTTGCCAGAGAACGTATGGACTTTTTTAAAGGAAAAGGGTTTTTTGGGTCTGGTTATCAGCAAGGAGTTTGGCGGTAAGGGATTTTCGGCGCGTGCGCATTCTGATGTCGTCATGAAAATTGCCAGCCGTTCCGGAGTAGCTGCTGTCACCGTGATGGTACCTAACTCGCTGGGGCCCGGTGAATTGCTGCATTATTATGGTACCGACGAGCAAAAGAAACAGTATCTGCCCAATCTGGCCAAGGGCATTGATATCCCCTGCTTTGCCTTAACCGAGCCGGGCGCGGGCAGTGACGCCACGTCTATCCAGTCTGAAGCCACCGTTATTAAAAAGAAAGTAGATGGTAAAACAACGCTGTGTCTGCGTATTAATAACCTGAACAAACGCTGGATTACCTTAGCCCCGGTTGCCACCCTGATTGGTCTTGCGGTTACCCTGAAAGATCCGGATGGCCTGTTGAAAGGAGAAGGCGAGGAAGGAATCACCTGTTTATTGATTCCCAGAGATACGGAAAATCTTGAAATCGGCAACCGCCATTTGCCGGCGGAGCAACCGTTTATGAATGGAACGTTGCGCGGGGACAATATCGTAGTGCCCATTTCCACCATCATCGGCGGCCAGAAAAATGCCGGTCGCGGCTGGCATATGCTGGTGGAATGTTTATCCATAGGCCGTTCCATTTCTTTACCGGCTTTGGGCGCGGCGTCTTCCACCATCGCTTATTTAACCACTGGAGCCTTTGCGCGCATACGTCGCCAGTTTAATGTGGAGATCGGGCAATTTGAGGGGGTACAGGAAAAGCTTGCTGAAATCGCCGGGTTAAACTATCTGATTAATTCAACCCGCCTGTTGACGGTTGCTGCCGTTAATCAACACAAAAAGCCGTCCGTCGCTTCGGCAATCACCAAATATTTTAACACCGAACTGGCGAGAAAAACGGTCAATGCCGCGATGGATGTTCATGCCGGGCGGGCGGTTGTTGTCGGTCCGCGTAACTACCTCACCTCTTTTTATCTGGGGGTGCCGGTATCTATTACCGTGGAAGGCGCCAACATCATGTCCCGTAATCTCTTGATTTTCGGTCAGGGCTCCATGGCTTGCCATCCTTTCGTGCGTGAGGAGTTTTACGCCATTTCCCGGAAAGACAAGGCCGCGTTTCATACCCTGCTCTGGCAGCATATTCATTATTTTATGCGTAATTTTGCCAAAACGATCTGTTCCGGATGGACTGGCGGCCTTTTTATCAAGGCTCCGGATAATGATTTGAAAAGAGAATACAAACGTCTGGCGCGTTTGAGTCATGCTTACGCCTGGATGGCTGATTTGTCCCTGATAGTTCTTGGCGGTGATTTAAAACGCAAGGAGCGGCTATCGGCGCGTCTGGCCGACGGCATGTCGTACCTTTATATGGCCATGGGGGCGTTGCGTAATTACGAGGAACACGGCAAAAATACGGATGAGAAAGTACATGCCCAGTGGGCGGTGCGTTATTGTTTTTATCATGCGCAACAAGCTTTGCTGGCGTTGTGCGCTAATTTTCCACAACGATTTCTGGGGGTTTGCATGCGCCTGCTGGCCTTCCCTCTGGGACAGACCATGCGCTACCCTTGCGATAAACTTGATCATCGACTGGCGAAAATCATGATGGGGAATAACCATTATCGTAACGCTGTTAAAAAGCGCGTTTACCTGTCCGGCGATCGTCGTCAACCCGTTGATAAAATGGAAAATACCTTGCAAATGTTGATTGAAAAAGGCGATCTCTACAAAAAAATCATTGATCTCAAACGATATAAGTTTCAAGCACTTACTGGAAAATTGGCTGAGAAAGTCAGTAACGGGCAATTGTCGCAGCAGGACATGGATGATTTGGTGGCCATCGAGCATGCTTGCTGGGATGCCATGCAGGTGGATGAATTTACCTTTGAATCCATGCGTAATAAAAAATATGCTTCCGTGGCCGACAAACTGCCCAATCCATTTGATTAG
- the murU gene encoding N-acetylmuramate alpha-1-phosphate uridylyltransferase MurU: MKTAMILAAGRGERLKPLTNSIPKAMCAIQGIPLIEYHVKNLAKSGFQRIIVNHAYLGDQIRRYLGDGGAWGIDICYSPEPPGGLETGGGIYNALPLLGDQPFLTVNADILTDYDFSALTIPDSSLAHLILINNPVHNAGGDFDFGHDNLLTNNRRYTFLGIACYRPQAFSRCRPGRYSVTPTLRTLVDEGSVSGELFAGHWLDIGSMARLNQTNEYGFKS, encoded by the coding sequence ATGAAAACCGCCATGATTCTGGCCGCAGGTCGCGGAGAACGCTTAAAACCACTGACAAACAGCATTCCCAAGGCCATGTGCGCCATTCAGGGAATACCACTTATTGAATATCATGTTAAAAATCTGGCGAAAAGCGGGTTTCAGCGCATCATTGTCAATCACGCTTATCTGGGCGATCAGATCCGCAGGTATCTGGGAGACGGAGGAGCGTGGGGCATTGATATTTGCTATTCTCCCGAACCTCCAGGTGGGCTGGAAACCGGTGGCGGCATTTATAATGCGTTGCCCTTACTGGGAGATCAACCTTTCCTGACGGTGAACGCAGACATCCTGACCGATTATGATTTCAGCGCCCTCACGATTCCGGACTCATCGCTCGCCCATCTGATACTAATCAATAATCCTGTCCATAACGCCGGCGGCGATTTTGATTTTGGTCATGATAACCTGCTTACCAATAACCGGCGTTACACGTTTCTTGGCATTGCCTGTTATCGTCCCCAGGCTTTCTCGCGCTGTCGTCCGGGTCGGTATTCCGTAACCCCGACTCTCCGCACTCTCGTGGATGAAGGCAGCGTCAGCGGCGAATTGTTTGCAGGGCACTGGCTGGATATTGGATCGATGGCTCGCCTTAATCAGACTAATGAATACGGTTTCAAGTCATGA
- a CDS encoding dihydrofolate reductase, protein MTPTISLIAAVDEGFGLGKANRLLCHLPADLAHFKKITMGKPIIMGRRTYESIGRALPGRLNIVLSRSTPRIDDVEVVHSLEQALELTADTDEIMIIGGADLFRQAISIASRIYLTKIHHRFDADTFFPHLHDSVWCCRESVSRQPDEKNAYAMTFYLYERC, encoded by the coding sequence ATGACTCCCACCATCAGTCTTATTGCGGCGGTTGATGAAGGTTTCGGGTTGGGAAAAGCCAACCGTCTTCTTTGTCATTTACCTGCTGATCTCGCGCATTTTAAAAAAATAACCATGGGCAAGCCCATCATTATGGGGCGTCGTACGTACGAGTCTATTGGCAGAGCATTGCCAGGGCGATTGAATATTGTATTAAGTCGATCAACGCCACGGATTGATGACGTAGAGGTTGTACATTCTCTGGAACAAGCCCTTGAGCTTACCGCGGATACCGATGAAATCATGATTATCGGAGGGGCGGATTTGTTCCGGCAAGCCATATCCATCGCGTCCCGAATCTACCTGACAAAAATCCATCATCGATTTGACGCCGACACGTTTTTTCCACACTTGCATGATTCCGTGTGGTGTTGCCGGGAAAGCGTATCCAGGCAACCCGATGAAAAAAACGCCTACGCCATGACGTTTTATCTCTATGAGCGATGCTGA
- a CDS encoding aminoglycoside phosphotransferase family protein, with protein sequence MQNRQNALNKWLKENLHVDHFSLTPLTGDASFRRYLRLRYSGVSRIVMDAPPDKEPLRPFVYIADLLRQAGVHTPEIYAYDNQAGFALQEDFGDTLLLSCLNSDTADALYGKAMDTLTLLQACPTSDDHNTLPVFDQPFMMAEMELFRTWFVKGYLQLTLDQQEEALITQTFQTISQDIARQPQVFIHRDYHSRNIMILENERSPGIIDFQDAMLGPVTYDLVSLLKDCYIQWPRERISRWITDFYEQAPQANQMPLPLFTSAFELCGLQRHLKVLGVFSRLYLRDNKPDYLKDLPLTLHYVRDSLESRPGFQPFYQWMQTRIRLP encoded by the coding sequence ATGCAAAATCGACAAAACGCACTGAACAAATGGCTTAAGGAAAACCTCCATGTTGACCATTTTTCATTGACACCGTTAACCGGCGACGCCAGCTTCAGACGCTATCTACGCCTGCGTTATTCCGGAGTCAGCCGGATTGTTATGGACGCGCCGCCGGACAAGGAACCTTTGCGCCCTTTTGTTTATATTGCCGACCTGCTGCGTCAAGCCGGTGTACATACCCCTGAAATTTACGCGTATGACAATCAGGCGGGATTCGCATTGCAGGAGGATTTTGGCGACACACTTTTGCTGAGCTGTCTAAACTCCGATACCGCCGATGCCTTGTATGGTAAAGCCATGGATACTCTGACCCTGCTGCAAGCCTGCCCGACAAGCGACGACCACAACACGCTGCCTGTTTTTGATCAACCATTCATGATGGCTGAAATGGAATTATTCAGAACATGGTTTGTGAAAGGTTATCTGCAATTAACTCTGGATCAGCAGGAAGAGGCACTGATCACCCAAACGTTTCAAACGATAAGCCAGGACATTGCCCGGCAACCGCAAGTTTTTATCCATCGTGACTATCATTCACGAAATATCATGATACTGGAAAACGAGCGTTCTCCGGGCATTATCGATTTTCAGGATGCCATGCTAGGTCCAGTCACCTATGATTTGGTATCCTTGCTGAAGGATTGCTATATACAATGGCCGCGCGAACGGATCAGCCGCTGGATCACCGACTTTTACGAACAGGCACCGCAGGCAAACCAAATGCCCCTGCCTTTGTTTACCAGTGCCTTTGAACTATGCGGATTACAGCGCCATTTAAAAGTTTTAGGTGTGTTTTCACGCCTGTATCTGCGTGATAACAAACCTGATTATTTAAAGGATTTACCCCTGACGCTTCATTACGTTCGGGACAGCCTGGAATCCCGCCCCGGTTTTCAACCTTTTTATCAATGGATGCAAACGAGGATCCGATTACCATGA
- the pdxA gene encoding 4-hydroxythreonine-4-phosphate dehydrogenase PdxA: MKPLLVSSGEPAGIGPDICLALAGNELPIVVLGDKDMLAQRARMLHLDVELTDYDPHASIIPRQGLLHVLPLACAVPVVPGQLDPRNAPYVINMLRLAAEQCLQGSFSALVTAPVNKAVINQANIPFTGHTEFLANFCQVDPVVMMLACDAMKVALVTTHLPLHAVAAAITQDLVIHIVRQLNQSMSHDFAIKNPNIFVAGLNPHAGEGGYLGREEIDVIKPALAVLQREGIRVSGPFPADTLFTPDNLDNCDVFLTMYHDQGLPVLKYAGFGQAVNVTLGLPFIRTSVDHGTALELAGKDLAESGSLRSAVCMAVSMAETRGKKE, from the coding sequence ATAAAGCCGCTGCTTGTAAGCAGTGGTGAGCCGGCCGGCATAGGACCGGACATTTGTCTGGCCCTGGCTGGAAATGAGCTGCCCATTGTTGTCTTGGGCGATAAGGATATGCTGGCACAACGGGCTCGAATGTTACACCTGGATGTTGAGTTAACAGACTACGATCCCCATGCTTCCATCATACCCCGACAAGGGCTGTTGCATGTTCTGCCTCTTGCCTGTGCGGTGCCGGTGGTTCCCGGTCAGCTTGATCCACGCAATGCTCCCTATGTTATCAATATGCTGCGTTTGGCGGCAGAGCAATGCTTGCAAGGATCGTTTTCAGCGCTGGTTACGGCTCCGGTCAATAAAGCGGTTATCAATCAAGCCAATATACCTTTTACGGGACATACGGAATTTCTGGCGAATTTTTGTCAGGTAGATCCTGTGGTTATGATGCTGGCCTGTGACGCGATGAAAGTGGCTCTGGTGACCACCCATCTGCCTTTGCACGCCGTTGCCGCAGCGATAACACAGGATCTTGTCATTCATATCGTCAGACAGCTTAATCAGTCGATGAGTCATGATTTCGCTATCAAGAATCCAAATATTTTTGTGGCTGGTTTAAATCCTCATGCCGGAGAGGGGGGATATCTCGGACGTGAAGAAATAGATGTCATTAAGCCGGCCCTGGCCGTGTTGCAACGCGAGGGAATACGGGTGTCTGGGCCATTTCCTGCCGACACGCTTTTTACTCCCGACAATTTGGACAACTGCGATGTTTTTTTAACGATGTATCATGATCAAGGATTACCGGTACTGAAGTACGCCGGTTTCGGTCAGGCTGTAAATGTGACCTTGGGACTGCCTTTTATCAGAACCTCCGTAGATCATGGCACCGCGCTGGAATTGGCTGGCAAGGATCTTGCGGAAAGCGGCAGCTTGCGTTCAGCCGTTTGTATGGCTGTCTCAATGGCGGAGACGAGAGGAAAAAAGGAATGA
- a CDS encoding LPS-assembly protein LptD, whose amino-acid sequence MLYHQSLRAGATVIEPVQACVIPRNIDLDDDRRAKIAQCLGWQPNPDQSLCLGTYQPLDVAPLSDEDEVNILADDVSLYQQGRSRLAGNVEVRQTGRVVNAQTAYVYRDAQSNKVTKIELLGEVTYLEPGRLMIARKASINPQDRSGHVEDVLYRFTSLKPGAVLPAWGRASLIERFANKDYLLQQATYTTCAPQDRAWHIEAKSIKLDQASATGVARDAKLLIGNVPVFYTPYLSFPTSRERKSGFLMPVVGSSNVGGVDFSLPYYWNIAPNYDATLIPHVYTRRGLMMGGQFRFLTEQSAGVISGNFLPDDRAYQKFLNDNSLEFPQLQGNSNNRWSFQVQNATQFYPGLRMNINVQQVSDDYYLQDFSTNLALLTERQLLRQGDISYTTDHWLFRSMVQSYQTLQPVNLSPISDIYERLPQLLAIGSYDDLPFNGNLTLHGQFDYFNWPNHVLLQPQGPRYYFNPVLSLPQNKPWGYITPSVELVQNYYDVRSAGRNIAGTTMLTGSYYNALDMGSIANEHFSRTIPRVSLDSGLFFERYTRFLNHGLIQTLEPRLYYLYVPFKNQTNIPVYDSAYMIFNTDQLFRTNRFSGYDRIGDANQLAYAVTTRWISEESGVEKASLAVGQIRYFADRNVLLCQSASGYCVENPDTLGFLSPLAKSSPIASRAVYRFNSAWSVIGDYIWDPYTHSTNNAHLNFHYQPEINHIISLGYNYLVNGDITQVASSNNIQDNSLNQITLAYAWPFNEQWSSLGAYSYNVSKQYEMMSFLGLQYDSCCWAVRLMGGRTFRSLNNQLRPQYNNNVYLQFLLKGLGSVGNNDPASRIQTYIPGYLDGFHH is encoded by the coding sequence ATGCTGTACCACCAATCCTTGCGCGCAGGTGCTACGGTCATCGAACCGGTGCAAGCCTGCGTTATTCCTCGCAATATCGATCTGGATGACGATCGTCGCGCTAAAATTGCCCAATGTTTAGGCTGGCAGCCCAATCCGGATCAGTCGTTATGTCTGGGCACATATCAACCGCTGGATGTTGCACCGCTCAGCGATGAGGATGAGGTGAATATCCTGGCTGATGACGTGTCATTATACCAGCAGGGACGCTCCAGACTGGCCGGCAATGTGGAGGTGCGTCAGACCGGGCGGGTGGTGAATGCCCAGACCGCTTATGTCTATCGTGACGCCCAATCCAATAAGGTGACCAAAATTGAACTGTTGGGGGAAGTGACATATCTGGAGCCCGGACGGCTCATGATAGCCAGAAAAGCCAGTATTAATCCGCAGGATCGCTCGGGACATGTGGAAGATGTGTTGTATCGGTTTACCTCGCTAAAACCAGGTGCCGTACTGCCTGCCTGGGGGAGAGCCAGCTTGATTGAGCGGTTTGCCAATAAGGATTATTTATTGCAACAAGCCACTTATACCACGTGCGCTCCACAGGATAGAGCCTGGCATATTGAAGCGAAGTCCATCAAACTGGATCAGGCCAGCGCGACGGGAGTTGCTCGTGATGCTAAATTGCTGATCGGAAATGTTCCTGTTTTTTATACGCCGTACTTAAGTTTTCCCACATCCAGGGAGCGTAAATCCGGGTTTTTAATGCCGGTGGTTGGATCATCGAACGTGGGAGGGGTAGATTTTTCCCTGCCATATTACTGGAATATTGCCCCTAATTATGACGCGACTCTGATACCGCATGTCTACACTCGTCGTGGTTTGATGATGGGAGGGCAGTTCCGCTTTCTAACCGAGCAGTCGGCCGGTGTTATAAGCGGCAATTTTTTGCCTGACGATCGCGCCTATCAGAAATTTCTGAACGATAATAGCCTGGAATTTCCGCAGTTGCAGGGCAATTCAAACAACCGGTGGTCTTTTCAGGTGCAGAACGCGACACAGTTTTATCCTGGTTTGCGGATGAATATTAACGTCCAGCAGGTATCTGATGATTATTATCTGCAGGATTTCAGTACGAACCTAGCGCTTCTCACCGAACGGCAATTGCTGCGTCAGGGTGATATCTCCTATACTACGGATCATTGGTTATTTCGCAGCATGGTGCAAAGTTATCAAACGTTGCAGCCTGTGAATTTATCGCCGATTAGCGATATTTACGAGCGCTTGCCGCAATTATTGGCTATCGGCAGTTATGATGATTTGCCGTTCAACGGTAATTTGACTCTCCATGGCCAATTTGATTATTTCAATTGGCCAAACCATGTTCTTCTTCAACCCCAGGGGCCCCGATATTATTTCAATCCCGTCTTGTCGTTACCACAGAATAAACCCTGGGGTTACATAACACCGTCGGTCGAGCTGGTGCAAAATTATTATGATGTCCGAAGTGCGGGGCGCAATATTGCCGGCACAACGATGCTTACCGGAAGTTATTATAATGCGCTTGACATGGGCAGCATAGCCAATGAACATTTCAGCCGAACCATTCCAAGAGTCAGTTTGGACAGCGGACTATTTTTTGAACGTTATACCCGATTTTTGAATCATGGCTTGATCCAGACACTGGAACCACGACTGTATTATCTGTATGTGCCGTTTAAAAATCAGACAAACATACCGGTTTATGACTCGGCGTATATGATTTTTAATACGGATCAGTTGTTCCGAACCAACCGGTTTTCCGGTTACGATCGTATTGGTGATGCTAATCAACTTGCTTATGCGGTGACCACAAGATGGATTTCTGAGGAAAGCGGTGTGGAAAAAGCGAGCCTGGCGGTGGGTCAGATTCGTTATTTCGCGGACAGAAACGTGTTGCTTTGTCAGAGTGCCTCGGGTTATTGCGTTGAAAACCCGGATACACTGGGCTTTTTATCGCCGCTGGCCAAATCCTCACCCATTGCTTCCCGAGCTGTCTATCGCTTCAATTCGGCCTGGTCGGTGATCGGTGATTATATTTGGGATCCCTACACTCATAGCACCAACAATGCTCATCTGAATTTTCATTATCAGCCCGAAATCAATCATATTATCAGCCTGGGATATAATTATCTGGTCAATGGCGATATCACTCAGGTCGCTTCGAGTAATAATATACAGGATAATTCCCTGAACCAGATAACGCTGGCTTACGCATGGCCTTTTAATGAGCAGTGGAGCAGCTTGGGAGCGTATAGTTACAATGTCAGCAAGCAGTATGAAATGATGTCTTTTCTCGGATTGCAATACGACAGCTGTTGTTGGGCTGTCCGGTTAATGGGAGGACGAACTTTTCGAAGCTTAAACAATCAATTGCGTCCGCAATATAATAACAACGTTTATTTGCAATTTCTTTTGAAAGGATTGGGATCGGTAGGTAACAATGATCCGGCGAGCAGGATACAAACCTATATACCAGGTTATCTCGATGGTTTTCATCACTGA
- a CDS encoding peptidylprolyl isomerase, whose amino-acid sequence MLKRMVMLALLIPTMVFSQPLDSVVALVNDGVITKSELDSQVDLLRKQMIAKKMEMPPENTLRKQVLQHLIDVDLQLQLAKQNNLAIDSTELNEAIDKIAAANHLSVSELRQEISKTGMDWQQYRESLRKEILISRLQQKAVGKDITISSQQVEDFLKSSKYQDKAQYTYQLQNIVIPLPEEPTTEQLNKAKQKARELLAKIKKGEDFSRLAIAESSGEFALEGGDLGMRNLAELPEIFASQVVKMKKGDVAGPLRTGNGFQLIKLIEIGGAPQKHEVTKTHVRHILLKQDASMTSAEAEKQAFNVYQQLKAGKDFARMAKQYSLDAASAIKGGDLGWVNSGELVPEFEKAMDELAVNKISKPVKSGFGWHIIQVLERKKVDDSESFKRQQVRQFLHQRKFTEAVQNWQQHLRTDAYVKILDKDLA is encoded by the coding sequence ATGCTGAAGCGAATGGTAATGTTGGCTTTATTAATACCGACAATGGTCTTTTCGCAACCGTTGGACAGCGTGGTAGCCTTAGTCAATGATGGTGTTATTACGAAAAGTGAACTGGATTCGCAGGTGGATTTGTTACGCAAGCAAATGATCGCCAAAAAAATGGAGATGCCTCCGGAGAATACACTTCGTAAACAAGTGCTGCAGCATTTAATTGACGTTGATTTGCAATTACAGCTGGCGAAACAGAATAATTTGGCTATCGACAGCACCGAGCTTAATGAGGCTATTGATAAAATTGCCGCAGCCAATCATCTTTCCGTATCGGAACTGCGTCAGGAAATCAGCAAGACCGGCATGGACTGGCAACAGTATCGCGAGAGCCTTCGTAAGGAAATATTAATCAGCCGGCTGCAGCAAAAGGCTGTGGGCAAGGATATCACTATTTCCTCGCAACAGGTCGAGGATTTCCTGAAATCTTCCAAGTACCAGGACAAGGCGCAATATACTTATCAGTTGCAGAATATTGTTATCCCTTTGCCCGAGGAGCCTACTACGGAGCAGTTAAACAAAGCGAAGCAAAAAGCCCGTGAATTACTGGCTAAAATAAAAAAAGGCGAGGATTTCAGCCGTCTGGCCATTGCCGAATCCAGTGGTGAATTTGCTTTGGAAGGCGGTGATCTGGGTATGCGCAACCTCGCGGAATTGCCGGAAATTTTTGCCAGCCAGGTCGTTAAAATGAAAAAAGGCGACGTGGCTGGACCGTTGCGTACCGGAAACGGTTTTCAATTGATCAAGTTGATAGAAATTGGCGGCGCACCGCAAAAACACGAAGTCACTAAAACCCATGTACGGCATATACTGCTCAAGCAAGATGCAAGTATGACGTCTGCCGAGGCTGAAAAACAGGCTTTTAATGTGTATCAGCAATTAAAAGCCGGGAAGGATTTTGCCCGTATGGCGAAACAATATTCTCTGGATGCCGCAAGCGCCATTAAAGGCGGTGATCTGGGTTGGGTAAACTCCGGCGAACTGGTGCCCGAATTTGAGAAGGCTATGGATGAATTGGCCGTCAATAAAATCAGCAAGCCGGTAAAATCGGGTTTCGGCTGGCATATCATCCAGGTTTTGGAACGTAAAAAGGTGGATGATTCCGAATCGTTCAAGCGGCAACAGGTCCGGCAGTTTTTACACCAGCGCAAGTTTACCGAAGCGGTACAAAACTGGCAGCAGCATTTGCGAACGGACGCGTACGTTAAAATCCTGGATAAGGATTTGGCATGA